Proteins encoded by one window of Dendropsophus ebraccatus isolate aDenEbr1 chromosome 4, aDenEbr1.pat, whole genome shotgun sequence:
- the LOC138790005 gene encoding filaggrin-2-like, translating into MDTNVMKNVVALIEEFHKYADKETGIAKGEKVEEFVEANLAPWLKNPSDPEVAKEVEAKLKACKEEGVDIKKYAHILCLLLKAYSEGKVGVKEAEAPASS; encoded by the exons ATGGACACCAATGTTATGAAGAACGTGGTAGCCCTGATTGAGGAGTTCCACAAATATGCCGATAAAGAAACAGGGATTGCAAAGGGTGAAAAAGTTGAAGAATTTGTGGAGGCCAACCTAGCTCCATGGCTGAAG AATCCATCAGACCCAGAAGTAGCTAAAGAAGTGGAGGCCAAACTGAAGGCTTGCAAGGAAGAAGGAGTTGATATTAAGAAATACGCTCACATCCTATGTCTTCTCCTAAAGGCTTACAGCGAGGGCAAAGTTGGAGTTAAAGAAGCTGAAGCTCCTGCAAGTTCTTAA